The Myroides phaeus DNA segment ATGCAGTTTTCATTTTCTCAGTAGTTTAAATTAGATTAAAGATTAGTTTCTCAATGGTTTACCATTTTTCAACATAAATTGGATTCTTTCCAATGTTTTACGTTCCCCACATAGAGATAAGAAAGCCTCTCTTTCTAAGTCAAGTAAATATTGTTCTGTTACCAATGTAGCTTCAGATAAATCACCTCCAGCCATTACGTAAGCTAACTTATTAGCAATCTTACGGTCGTGTTCTGAAATGTATTTACCAGCCATCATACTATCTGTTCCTACTAAGAACATACCCAATGCTTGACGTCCAAGTACTTTAATGTCTTTGCGTTTCACAGGTTGTGTATAACCAGCTTCTGCCATCACTAAAGCCTCGCGTTTAGCTTGAGCTAATTGTAAATCTTTATTTACAACTACAATATCTTTTCCTCTTTGTAAAATGTTCAAGTCATACGCTTCTTGTGCAGAAGTAGCCACTTTAGCCATTCCGATAGTCAAGAAGTGCTCTTGAAGTGTATTTAACTCCACGTCGTTTTTGCGGTAAAGATCTGCTGCTCTAACAGTCATTTCTTTAGAACCACCACCACCTGGGATTAGACCAACTCCAAACTCTACTAATCCAATATAGGTTTCAGCTGCCGCTACAACTTTATCAGCGTGTAAGCTCAACTCACATCCACCACCAAAAGTCATTCCGTGTGGAGCCGCTACAACAGGAATACCAGAGTAACGCATTTTCATCATAGTATCTTGGAACATTTTAATTGCGATGTTTAACTCATCGTAATCTTGCTCCGCAGCCATCATAAAAATCATCATTAAGTTAGCTCCAACTGAGAAATTAGATCCTTGGTTTCCAACTACTAATCCTTGGAAGTCTTTTTCAGCAATTTCAACAGCTTTGTTTAATCCTGCTAAAACACCACCACCAATCGTATTCATTTTAGAGTGGAACTCTAAGTTCACAATTCCATCTCCAAGGTCAATTAACGAAGCTTCGCTATTACCCCAAACTTTATTAGTTGCTCTAATATTATCAAGAATAATGAATGCATCTTGACCAGGAATTGCTTCAAATGCTTTTGTATTTTGGTTGTAGAATAACTTCTTGCCATTTTCAACTTTATAGAAGCTTTTAGCACCTGTAGCTGCTAATTCTTTTACCCAATCAGCAACTTGATATCCTTCTTTTTCAACAATTGCAATACCTTTCTCAAGACCTACAAGATCCCAAGTTTGGAACGGACCATATTTCCACGCATAACCAGTACGCATTGCATCATCAATAGGGTAGAAGGTATCCGTAATTTCAGGTACGCGTTGTGAAACATAAGCAAAAAGAGAAGCAAAGTGTTTGCGAATTAAATCTCCTGCTTTTCCTTGATCCGCAAGTAATACAGCTAATTTAGCTTTTGTACCCCCTGCTTGCTTAGCCGTTTCAACTGCTGTAATTTTAGCACGCTCTAAAGGTCTGTACTCTAATTTTTCAAGGTCAAGAGCAAAACGGTTTGTTTTCCCTTCTTTATCTACCTCTTTGTAATAGAATCCTTTACGCGATTTATCTCCTAAGAATTTATTTTCCAATAAGAAGTTTAAAGGCTTACTGTCTTTAATCTCTTGAATCATTGCATCGTTAGGACAATTTTGTTTTAAACCAGTAGTAACATTAATAGCAGTATCTAACCCTACTAAATCTCCTAATTTAAACGTACCCGTTTTGGGTCTTCCTAAAATAGATCCTGTTAATGTATCCGCTTCTTCAATAGTTAATCCAAGTTCTTGAGCCAATTGCATTACCATAGCCATTGAGTAAACTCCTACACGGTTACCGATAAACCCTGGAGTATCTTTACACAATACAGGAGTTTTTCCTAAGTATAAGCTTGAATAACGTTGGAAGAATGAAATCACCTCAGGAGACGTTTGTGGTCCCGGAATAATTTCAAACAATTGTAAATATCTTGGAGGATTAAAGAAGTGCGTTCCACAGAAGTGTTTTTGGAAATCTTCAGAACGACCTTCAACCATTAAGTTCATAGGAATACCAGAAGTATTCGAAGTAATTAATGAACCTGGTTTTCTATATTTTTCAATCTGCTCAAAAACAGATTTTTTAATGTCTAATCTTTCAATTACAACCTCAATAACCCAGTCGCAATCTTTTATTTTTACTAAATCATCTTCAATATTTCCAGTAGAAATGCGTTCAGCAAATTTCTGCAAGTAAATAGGAGACGGTTTAGATTTCAACGCATTTGCCAAGTGCGTATTAGCAATTCTATTTCTTACAACTTTACTTTCTAAAGTAAGGCCTTTCTTTTCCTCATCTGGAGTTAACTCACGAGGCAAGATGTCAAGAAGCAACACTTCTAAGCCAATATTAGCAAAGTGACAAGCAATAGCTGATCCCATAACACCAGAACCCACTACCGCTACTTTTTTAATAATACGTTTCATACTTTAAATAATTCTTTGGTTTATAGTCTAATTTTCAAGCCTTAAGATAAGATTATTTTTCTTCAAAAATGTTCTTGTCGTTAATCAGTTGATTGATAACATCTGTAACTTCAATAAAATTTCGAATCTTCTCTTCAGAGATCTGTGATTTAATCTTTTCATTAAATCGTTTAACCTTGGCTCTTGATAGTTCTCTTTTTTCAAGACCGAGTGGAGTAAGTTTAATAATGACCCCACGTCCGTCATTAGGATTTTTCTCTTTAGTAATCAAACCCTTTTCTTCCATCTTTTTAAGCGTACGCGTTAAGCTCGTAGCTTCCATTCCCATATTAGGACCTAATAGGGTAGAAGGAGTACCCTCTCTATCAATACTTAATAAAGCAAAAGCAAGCGCCATACTGGCATCATATTTAGCAGCCTCTTCATTGTACATTCTCGACACAGCTTGCCACGTTGCTCTCAAAACGTAATCTATAGTTTTGTTTTTCATACCTTATTGATTAAATCAAATATAAAAAAAAATAGTATGCACGCATACTATTTCTTCTTTTTTTCTTTTTATTAATAAAATTTTAACTTTTACCCTCTATAAATCTTCTCGTATAAGTCTTTGTACATTTCTAAAATAATACGACGACGTAGTTTAAGAGTAGGAGTTAAGTGCTCACTATCAATACTCCACACTTCTGGTGTAAGCTCAAATTTCTTCACTTGTTCCCACTTACCGAACTTCTTATTGATGTAAGTAACCTCTTCCATAATACGATCAATAACTTTTTGGTTTTTAACTAACTCTTCATTAGTCGTACCAATATCATATCGTTTTCTTCTTGCCCATTCTCTTACGAATTCAAAATTTGGTTGAATAAAAGCTGCAGGCATTTTCTCACCTTCACCAATAACCATAATCTGCTCAATAAAACGAGATTGCTTCATTCTGTTCTCAATCATCTGAGGAGCTACATATTTCCCTCCAGAAGTCTTGAACATCTCTTTTTTACGATCTGTAATATGTAAGAAACCATCTTCGTCTATACGTCCGATGTCTTCTGTATGGAAGTAACCATTCTTAATAACCGAATGCGTTTTTTCCTCATCCTTGTAATATCCCAACATTACGTTTGGACCTTTACACAAGATTTCACCATCTTCAGCGATCTTAACTTCTACGTTACCAATTGGACGTCCAACAGTACCCGAGCGTAAACCACCATTTCTCTTGTCGTTTACAGCAATAACAGGAGATGTTTCTGTCAATCCATATCCTTCCATAACAGGAAGTCCAGCAGCGTTAAACACTTTAGATAAACGAGGTTGTAATGCGGCACTACCACAAACAATAATCTTCATTTCACCACCCAGTGCTTCTTGCCATTTTTTGAAAACAAGCTTTCTTGCTACTCCTAACTGTATGTTATAAAATAAACCTCTATTATATGGTTTGTATCTAAAACCAAGTTCTAATGCCCAGAAAAAAGCTCTCTTTTTAAACCCAGTTAATGCAGAACCTGTTGTAAAGATTTTATCGTACACTTTTTCAAGTAAACGAGGTACAACAGTCATTACATTAGGTTTAACTTCCTTCATATTTTCCCCCATCTTTTCTATTGACTCCGCAAAATAAATAGAAACACCACTGTATTGGTATAGATAAGTAATCATACGTTCAAAAACGTGACAAATAGGTAAGAAGCTCAATCCTCTATATTTCTCATCTCTTGTAAAAGGAACCCTATCCCAACTTCCAGTAACGTTTGCAAGCAAGTTCGTGTGAGACAACATTACTCCCTTAGGTCTTCCTGTTGTTCCTGATGTATAAATAAGCGTAGCCAAATGATCTCCTGTAATCGTATCTTTAATACGGTCTACATCAGCTTGATTACTCTCATCAGCACCAAGTTCAAATAATACATCAAAATTCTGACAACCTTCTATTTGATCAAAAGAATAGACTTCCTTTAAAAGCGGTAATTCTGCTTTAACAGACATTAATTTATCATAGATCTCTTGATCAGAAACCACACAATATGTAGCTTCAGAATGGCTGATGATATACTGATAATCTTCAGCAGCAATAGTAGGGTAGATTGGCACGTTCTGTGCTCCGATTTGCAATAAACCAATATCAAGCAAATGCCATTTAGTCTGGTTAGCACCAGAAATAACAGCTATTTTTTCATTTTCTTTTATTCCTAAGCGCAATAAGGCTCTTGAAAGAGCGTTCGCTTTATTTATATATTCCTGAGAAGAAGTCTTCTCCCATTTTCCATTTACTTTCGTAACTAACGCATCCTCTAAAGGAAATTGTGCGTTTTGTAGGTAAGGAATATCAAAAAGTCTTGTAGGATTTACCATGTTTACATTAATTAGCTTACGCAAAGTATAAAAAAAAAACTATATAAACTATAATGAGTTAAAAAAGATAATAATCTAAAGATTTAATTAAATTTGTGGTTTTACTAAAATATTTCAAAATACACTTGTTATATGTTATCTAATCGATTCAGATTAAATGAAATGTTAGTGATGGGCTACCGATTGTTGTTGGCTTTTTTCTTCTATTTCATTGCGCGAACTTTATTCTATGTTTACAATACAGATTTATTAAATGTAGATTCTATTGGTCAATTTTTAACCTTAGCTTACCACGGTTTAACTTTTGACAGAATGGCTATTTTTTATGTTAATAGTTTATTCATCATATTGTCTATTTTACCGTTGTTTATCAACACTAAAAAAGGTTACCAAAAAGCAGTTTTCTATGCTTATATTATCCCTAATTTAATCGCATATTCTACCAATTTTATCGACTTTATTTACTACAGATTTATCTATGCAAGAACGACTATTGCAGTGTTTGACAGTTTAGAACACGAATCTAATAAGGGTCAATTATTTTTCAATTTCTTAGTAAACTATTGGCACGTTTTCGTTCTATGTGTTTTACTTTGTGCTTCTTGGGTTTACCTGTACAAAAAAGTTAAGTTTACAACACCGTTAAAAGTAGAAGCTAAAAAACCTTATTGGTTATCTACTGCTTTAATAACAGTGGTAGTTGGAGTGGGATTTGTAGCTGGTGTACGTGGCGATTTAAAGAAAACAACCCGTCCTTTAAACATCATTGACGCAAATAGAAATGTATCTAAACCGGAACACGCCGATATCGTTTTAAATACACCTTTTGCTATTTTGCGTACTATTGGTAAAACGAGTTTTAAGAAGGTTGATTATATGGATGAGCAAACTTTAGCTCAAAATGTTAGTGCTGTTAAGCAATACAATACTAATGAGCCTTCAACGCCAAATATCGTATTGTTTATCACAGAAAGTTATGCCAGAGAATACATTGGTGCTTTTAATGAAGATATGAATATTCCGAACTTTAAAAGTTACACACCATTTATAGATTCTTTATCTCAACAGAGTTTGATTTTTCCAAATGCATTTGCTAACGGGTATAAATCTATTCACGGAGTTTCTTCTGTAGTTGCAGGTATTCCATCGTTTAAAGATGCATTTACATCATCTCCATTTCCAAAACAAAAGATTGAGTCATTGGTATCTACTTTAAAATCGAAAGGGTATGATACATCTTTCTTTCACGGTGCTCCAAATGGGTCAATGGGATTCTTAGGATTTGGTAATATCTTAGGATATGATCATTATTACGGAAAAACAGAATACAGCAATGATGCTGACTTTGATGGTACATGGGGTATTTGGGATGAGCCGTTTTTTCAATATATGAGAAAAACATTGAATGATAAAAAAGGACCATTCTTTGCCACTTTGTTTACTGTTTCTTCACACGAACCTTTTAATATTCCTAAAGAATATGAAGGTAAGTTTCCTGTTGGGAATCAGCAAATACACAAAACAGTAGGTTATACTGATTATGCATTCAAGCGCTTCTTTGAAGAGAGCAGTAAAGAACCTTGGTTTGAAAACACTATATTTATTATAACAGCAGACCATACAAATCAAATTGATTATGACGAATATAGAAAACTTGTAAATCGCACCGCAGTTCCTATTTTGTTTTATAGTCCTAAAGGCAATTTAAAGGGCGTAGATAAACGTTTAGCACAGCAGATTGATATTTACCCTACTGTATTAGATTTAATTGGTTATGACAAGCCATTTAGAAGTTGGGGACGTAGTTTAATCAATGATACGATTACAAAACCATTTACTGTTAATTATGGAGCTAATGAATACACATACCAAGAAGGTAATTATATCTGTAGATTTAATGGTAAGGAAGTAACTGGATTCTATGCTATTACCGACAAAGGATTAGAAAAGAATTTAATCAAAAATAAAAACAAAGAAATGGAAGCTATTGAGATGAAATGCAAAGCTTTCATTCAAGATTACTTTGATCGCATTATAGATAAAAAGTTAGACTAAAGTCGCTTATAAATAGAGTAGGCCCTTGAAATAAAACATTCAAGGGCCTTTTTTATTTGTTAATTCACGTCTCTCTTTTATCAGTAATATCATTTATAAAGTCTATTTCATCTAATTAATCAGGTAGAACAACAAGAGGCTCAGTTCTTAATATGGTGTATATTAATAGGCACCTTGTTCGAGAGAAGTTCGAGACATACTCGGAAGATGTTCGGAAAAAGGGGGTGTTTTCCGAACAAAACTCGACTATATGTGGTATTAGTTTCCTTTTTGATCCCTTTAAACGTTGTGTGAAACTAAAGAAGACAGAACAAAAAAAGCCTTTATACGAGGTATAAAGGCTTTCAATTTTTAAAACGATTAAAGATTACTCTTCAAGGTCATTATTTTTCAATAGTTCTTTTGCTCTTGCCAAATCTTCTTCTTCAACAAAAACGTGAACTGCCTTATCTGCAGATCCAAAACCTGCTGTAATGGCAGAATCAATATCATCTCTAACAATATATCTAATATTGTTTTCTTCTAATACGTCTTTTACTGCAAGAACCATGATCTCACTTCCTGCAAATAGTTTTTTATGACTCATAACACACTTATTTATACCTCTAAATTATAACTATTTGTTTTTAAAAAGAAATAATATTGTATATAAAGTGTTCTGTTTGATTTTAATCTACTCTCTTATTCTAAATTTCTCGTGTTTCCATTTTTAAAATAAAATAAATTACTCAAAAGAGACGGTAAACTGTTTTTTTAATTATAGTAAAAGTGATGCTTTAGCTACATTATAAAGCAATTAAATGAAAAATATTAGAAAAGCCTGTAGTGTAATTTTTTATAGTCTGGTAAAAAATTAGTATCTTAAAAAAGATTTTGAACAAATTCAATGCGTTATGAAAATAGAAGAAACTAAGGCGTATCGTCAATTGGGAGAAGTATCTCAATTAATTGTGAGTAAGAGTGCTTCTAAAAAGAGAATTCAAGAAGCTGTTACTATGGTCAGAACCATAGGAGTAGAAAAATGGGAACGAATTACAAATCTGCCCACCTTGTGGCACAATATT contains these protein-coding regions:
- a CDS encoding 3-hydroxyacyl-CoA dehydrogenase/enoyl-CoA hydratase family protein, yielding MKRIIKKVAVVGSGVMGSAIACHFANIGLEVLLLDILPRELTPDEEKKGLTLESKVVRNRIANTHLANALKSKPSPIYLQKFAERISTGNIEDDLVKIKDCDWVIEVVIERLDIKKSVFEQIEKYRKPGSLITSNTSGIPMNLMVEGRSEDFQKHFCGTHFFNPPRYLQLFEIIPGPQTSPEVISFFQRYSSLYLGKTPVLCKDTPGFIGNRVGVYSMAMVMQLAQELGLTIEEADTLTGSILGRPKTGTFKLGDLVGLDTAINVTTGLKQNCPNDAMIQEIKDSKPLNFLLENKFLGDKSRKGFYYKEVDKEGKTNRFALDLEKLEYRPLERAKITAVETAKQAGGTKAKLAVLLADQGKAGDLIRKHFASLFAYVSQRVPEITDTFYPIDDAMRTGYAWKYGPFQTWDLVGLEKGIAIVEKEGYQVADWVKELAATGAKSFYKVENGKKLFYNQNTKAFEAIPGQDAFIILDNIRATNKVWGNSEASLIDLGDGIVNLEFHSKMNTIGGGVLAGLNKAVEIAEKDFQGLVVGNQGSNFSVGANLMMIFMMAAEQDYDELNIAIKMFQDTMMKMRYSGIPVVAAPHGMTFGGGCELSLHADKVVAAAETYIGLVEFGVGLIPGGGGSKEMTVRAADLYRKNDVELNTLQEHFLTIGMAKVATSAQEAYDLNILQRGKDIVVVNKDLQLAQAKREALVMAEAGYTQPVKRKDIKVLGRQALGMFLVGTDSMMAGKYISEHDRKIANKLAYVMAGGDLSEATLVTEQYLLDLEREAFLSLCGERKTLERIQFMLKNGKPLRN
- a CDS encoding MarR family winged helix-turn-helix transcriptional regulator; the protein is MKNKTIDYVLRATWQAVSRMYNEEAAKYDASMALAFALLSIDREGTPSTLLGPNMGMEATSLTRTLKKMEEKGLITKEKNPNDGRGVIIKLTPLGLEKRELSRAKVKRFNEKIKSQISEEKIRNFIEVTDVINQLINDKNIFEEK
- a CDS encoding AMP-dependent synthetase/ligase, which encodes MVNPTRLFDIPYLQNAQFPLEDALVTKVNGKWEKTSSQEYINKANALSRALLRLGIKENEKIAVISGANQTKWHLLDIGLLQIGAQNVPIYPTIAAEDYQYIISHSEATYCVVSDQEIYDKLMSVKAELPLLKEVYSFDQIEGCQNFDVLFELGADESNQADVDRIKDTITGDHLATLIYTSGTTGRPKGVMLSHTNLLANVTGSWDRVPFTRDEKYRGLSFLPICHVFERMITYLYQYSGVSIYFAESIEKMGENMKEVKPNVMTVVPRLLEKVYDKIFTTGSALTGFKKRAFFWALELGFRYKPYNRGLFYNIQLGVARKLVFKKWQEALGGEMKIIVCGSAALQPRLSKVFNAAGLPVMEGYGLTETSPVIAVNDKRNGGLRSGTVGRPIGNVEVKIAEDGEILCKGPNVMLGYYKDEEKTHSVIKNGYFHTEDIGRIDEDGFLHITDRKKEMFKTSGGKYVAPQMIENRMKQSRFIEQIMVIGEGEKMPAAFIQPNFEFVREWARRKRYDIGTTNEELVKNQKVIDRIMEEVTYINKKFGKWEQVKKFELTPEVWSIDSEHLTPTLKLRRRIILEMYKDLYEKIYRG
- a CDS encoding LTA synthase family protein, whose product is MLSNRFRLNEMLVMGYRLLLAFFFYFIARTLFYVYNTDLLNVDSIGQFLTLAYHGLTFDRMAIFYVNSLFIILSILPLFINTKKGYQKAVFYAYIIPNLIAYSTNFIDFIYYRFIYARTTIAVFDSLEHESNKGQLFFNFLVNYWHVFVLCVLLCASWVYLYKKVKFTTPLKVEAKKPYWLSTALITVVVGVGFVAGVRGDLKKTTRPLNIIDANRNVSKPEHADIVLNTPFAILRTIGKTSFKKVDYMDEQTLAQNVSAVKQYNTNEPSTPNIVLFITESYAREYIGAFNEDMNIPNFKSYTPFIDSLSQQSLIFPNAFANGYKSIHGVSSVVAGIPSFKDAFTSSPFPKQKIESLVSTLKSKGYDTSFFHGAPNGSMGFLGFGNILGYDHYYGKTEYSNDADFDGTWGIWDEPFFQYMRKTLNDKKGPFFATLFTVSSHEPFNIPKEYEGKFPVGNQQIHKTVGYTDYAFKRFFEESSKEPWFENTIFIITADHTNQIDYDEYRKLVNRTAVPILFYSPKGNLKGVDKRLAQQIDIYPTVLDLIGYDKPFRSWGRSLINDTITKPFTVNYGANEYTYQEGNYICRFNGKEVTGFYAITDKGLEKNLIKNKNKEMEAIEMKCKAFIQDYFDRIIDKKLD
- a CDS encoding putative signal transducing protein → MSHKKLFAGSEIMVLAVKDVLEENNIRYIVRDDIDSAITAGFGSADKAVHVFVEEEDLARAKELLKNNDLEE